The Nocardia arthritidis genome has a window encoding:
- a CDS encoding DUF952 domain-containing protein → MNDERTTPMPDTLVHICAMAEWLSARQTGEYRPPSLDEVGFIHLSAPEQAHLPANRLFAGRGDLVLLRLDPSRLGSPVEWEPGVPTDPESMLFPHLYGPLPVDAVTAVVEYRPGPDGGFAPLEH, encoded by the coding sequence ATGAACGACGAGCGAACCACCCCGATGCCGGACACGCTGGTGCACATCTGTGCCATGGCGGAGTGGCTGTCCGCGCGACAGACAGGCGAATATCGTCCACCGTCGCTGGACGAGGTCGGGTTCATCCACCTGTCCGCGCCGGAACAGGCGCATCTGCCCGCGAATCGGCTCTTCGCCGGACGCGGCGATCTGGTCCTGCTGCGCCTGGACCCGTCCCGGCTCGGCTCGCCGGTCGAATGGGAGCCCGGCGTGCCGACGGATCCCGAATCGATGCTCTTCCCACACCTTTACGGCCCGCTGCCGGTCGACGCGGTGACCGCGGTGGTCGAATACCGGCCGGGTCCGGACGGCGGCTTCGCCCCGCTCGAGCACTGA
- a CDS encoding DUF7455 domain-containing protein, translating into MPGTLTSTPLTAVDRCDRCGAAARVRAVLPAGGELLFCQHHANEHMDRLRELDAVIDTESAPAL; encoded by the coding sequence ATGCCAGGAACCCTGACAAGCACCCCACTGACCGCGGTCGACCGTTGCGACCGCTGCGGGGCGGCTGCCCGAGTGCGTGCAGTATTGCCCGCGGGTGGAGAGTTGCTCTTCTGCCAGCACCACGCGAACGAACACATGGATCGATTGCGTGAGCTCGATGCCGTGATCGACACGGAGTCGGCTCCCGCGCTCTGA